From the genome of Triticum aestivum cultivar Chinese Spring chromosome 3B, IWGSC CS RefSeq v2.1, whole genome shotgun sequence, one region includes:
- the LOC123067855 gene encoding uncharacterized protein: MSQEPEHEAVAAAPGEALLALATRTRVKEDPTFPETLPAVQATATEDWSKWSTLPGDLVRRIADSFLATASPTATNDVDYYMCFRAVCPSWRAATDDPDNNTSDGRFRPLVWIILDEDFQGDGRRVLLNTFTGRILRKKLSTLLDYYVVGTSAGFFVLADRSPPHAARVFNPLTGYVHRFAAPVPPDVAFSNVISSDGSLLLFFFCDSSRKIHRAATNDEHFSVSLPPQASYDIIRKLVVVDTKTGTLLLPLESINRFAIFIGNHRCLALDTHIFPSIEANCVYFTEHLDSSAHICKCNIKDREAERISEAADFVKQDKKFVLVGNRPFTLIQLLSSYTINRPDSQLALQHVP, from the exons ATGTCGCAAGAACCGGAGCATGAAGCAGTGGCGGCCGCACCCGGTGAGGCTCTTCTTGCGCTGGCCACAAGGACAAGGGTGAAGGAAGATCCGACTTTCCCGGAAACCTTGCCGGCGGTCCAGGCCACGGCGACCGAAGACTGGTCCAAATGGTCCACGCTCCCGGGCGACCTCGTCCGCCGCATCGCCGACTCCTTCCTCGCCACT GCTTCGCCAACAGCCACCAACGACGTCGACTACTACATGTGCTTCCGCGCCGTCTGCCCCAGCTGGCGCGCCGCCACCGACGACCCCGACAACAACACCTCCGACGGCCGCTTCCGTCCGCTGGTTTGGATAATCCTCGACGAGGACTTCCAGGGCGACGGCAGGCGGGTCTTGCTCAACACCTTCACCGGCCGCATCCTCCGCAAGAAGCTCTCGACGCTGCTCGATTACTATGTCGTGGGCACTAGTGCCGGCTTTTTCGTCCTGGCGGATAGGAGCCCTCCTCACGCCGCTCGTGTCTTCAATCCTCTCACTGGCTACGTGCACCGTTTCGCGGCGCCGGTGCCCCCCGACGTGGCCTTCTCCAACGTTATCTCTTCTGACGGCTCTCTCCTGCTTTTCTTTTTCTGCGACTCATCTCGCAAGATTCACAGAGCCGCTACCAACGATGAACATTTCAGCGTTTCGCTACCACCGCAGGCATCTTATGATATCATACGGAAGCTGGTTGTAG TGGACACCAAGACAGGTACACTACTCCTGCCTTTGGAAAGCATCAACAGATTTGCCATCTTCATAGGTAATCACAGGTGCCTAGCTTTGGATACTCATATATTCCCATCGATTGAGGCAAACTGTGTCTACTTCACTGAACACCTGGATTCGTCCGCTCATATCTGCAAGTGCAACATCAAAGACCGGGAAGCAGAGAGGATCTCTGAAGCTGCTGATTTCGTGAAGCAGGACAAGAAGTTTGTCCTCGTTGGCAACCGCCCTTTCACGCTCATCCAGCTTCTCTCCAGCTACACCATCAACCGTCCGGATTCTCAGTTGGCCTTGCAACATGTGCCATAA